A stretch of the Aneurinibacillus migulanus genome encodes the following:
- a CDS encoding YgaP family membrane protein, which translates to MKKNVGLCDAFIRITVGLIGLSYSTARMVQRPYRMSPIIITILSAMKIAEGITRFCPLLTMFGISTEDEDGKRPYRIYSYPRRFK; encoded by the coding sequence ATGAAGAAAAATGTAGGATTATGTGACGCATTCATTCGCATTACGGTTGGACTTATCGGCCTTTCTTACAGCACTGCCCGTATGGTGCAGCGTCCTTATCGCATGTCCCCCATTATTATCACCATATTAAGTGCGATGAAAATCGCGGAAGGAATCACCCGTTTCTGTCCGCTGCTTACCATGTTCGGCATCAGCACAGAGGATGAAGATGGCAAACGGCCGTACCGTATCTATAGTTATCCACGTCGCTTCAAATAG
- the cydC gene encoding thiol reductant ABC exporter subunit CydC — protein MKQMDRYIKPYMKRYSRQLSITILFGLATVLSGALLMFVSGYLISRAAERPETILLIYVPIVAVRTFGISKAVTRYIERLIGHDAVLKILSDMRVKLYDMLEPQALFVRSRFQVGDLLGTLADDIEHLQDVYIRTVFPTVLALVLFIASILPLTLFDWKFAIWIALCLSVILFVFPLCSLYLLRRKQIDYKKRRAHLYRQLTDAVFGLSDWLISGKQKFFLEQFTASSSKMNAIDKKMRYWSQYRAFLLQVVSGIILVSVAIWAGNKAGAGDIYPAYIAAFTLVVLPILEALVPVSAAVEKIPAYEESMQRIDDIRIQMPEQQEQGGVVAEEVNEGIIDIRRVSYRYPGEERLALQNISLTIPHGQKIAIIGKSGAGKTTLLQLLQGILSPLEGTVSIDGCAAQAYRDKIHERIAVLNQKPYLFATTVANNIRLGDPTATPEDIARVAEQVKLNDYLASLENGFDTHMEEAGQRFSGGERQRIALARILLKNAPIVILDEPTIGLDPKTERDLLRTMFNALQGRTIVWITHHLIGVENMDDILFMDQGRIIMRGTHKELLQTSSRYRNLYELDRPW, from the coding sequence ATGAAGCAGATGGATCGATACATCAAGCCGTATATGAAACGATATAGCAGGCAGCTAAGTATCACGATTCTTTTTGGTCTTGCTACGGTTCTTTCCGGGGCCCTGCTTATGTTTGTCTCTGGCTATTTAATTTCGCGGGCCGCCGAACGACCGGAAACGATTTTGTTAATTTATGTACCTATTGTCGCTGTTCGAACCTTCGGAATTTCAAAGGCAGTAACGCGTTATATTGAAAGACTGATAGGACATGATGCTGTGTTGAAAATATTATCCGATATGCGGGTAAAGCTGTACGATATGCTGGAACCGCAGGCGCTGTTTGTCCGTTCCCGTTTTCAAGTAGGAGATTTGCTTGGGACGCTTGCTGATGATATCGAGCATTTGCAGGATGTATATATTCGAACTGTTTTTCCCACTGTTCTTGCCCTTGTTTTATTTATAGCATCCATATTACCTCTGACTTTGTTTGATTGGAAATTTGCGATCTGGATTGCCCTTTGTCTCAGTGTTATCCTGTTTGTTTTCCCGCTGTGCTCTCTTTATTTGTTAAGAAGAAAACAAATCGACTATAAAAAAAGACGAGCGCATCTTTATCGCCAGTTGACGGATGCGGTTTTTGGCCTCAGCGACTGGCTTATTAGCGGCAAGCAAAAATTTTTTCTGGAACAATTTACAGCCAGCTCATCTAAAATGAATGCCATAGATAAAAAAATGCGCTACTGGAGCCAGTACAGAGCATTTCTGCTACAAGTTGTCTCAGGCATTATTCTTGTATCTGTGGCAATTTGGGCAGGGAACAAAGCGGGTGCGGGAGACATATATCCTGCCTATATTGCTGCTTTCACACTTGTTGTGCTTCCTATTCTGGAAGCGCTCGTTCCTGTCTCAGCTGCAGTGGAGAAAATTCCTGCCTATGAGGAGTCAATGCAGCGTATTGATGATATTCGTATACAGATGCCGGAACAGCAGGAACAAGGAGGAGTGGTGGCAGAAGAAGTGAATGAAGGGATAATCGATATACGGCGAGTTTCCTACCGTTATCCGGGAGAAGAGCGGCTGGCATTACAGAACATTTCGTTGACTATTCCACACGGACAAAAAATCGCCATCATTGGGAAAAGCGGTGCTGGCAAAACAACATTGCTTCAATTGTTGCAGGGGATATTATCACCTTTGGAGGGAACGGTTTCTATCGATGGTTGTGCCGCGCAGGCTTACCGGGATAAAATCCATGAACGAATCGCGGTGTTAAATCAAAAACCATATCTTTTTGCTACAACGGTAGCAAATAACATTCGATTAGGAGATCCGACGGCAACACCTGAAGATATTGCCAGGGTCGCGGAACAGGTAAAGCTAAACGATTATCTTGCTTCTTTGGAAAATGGATTTGATACACACATGGAAGAAGCCGGACAACGCTTCTCGGGTGGTGAAAGGCAGCGGATTGCGTTAGCGCGTATTTTGCTCAAGAATGCGCCCATTGTCATTTTGGATGAGCCGACTATCGGACTTGATCCGAAAACGGAGCGAGATTTACTTCGTACGATGTTTAATGCTTTGCAAGGGAGGACAATAGTCTGGATTACCCACCATTTAATCGGTGTTGAAAACATGGATGATATTCTTTTTATGGATCAGGGACGTATCATCATGCGAGGAACGCACAAGGAACTGTTGCAAACCTCTTCACGTTATCGCAATTTATATGAACTGGACCGTCCATGGTAA
- a CDS encoding ABC transporter substrate-binding protein: MKKRKVAGIFLSLMLSAGMVVGCGGAKDTGSAGSGGQGASGDTIKIGANLELSGGTASYGQSAGQGIDLAVEEINKNGGINGKKLEVIKVDNKSEPAESTNAAIKLTSQEKVTAIIGPATSGAVLAEAQIAMDNKTVVITPAGTNTQITVGEDGKVKDYMFRTCFIDPFQGTVAANFASKELKVSNAAIFADNASDYAKGLAESFEKTFTANGGKVVAKEAYVAKDTDFRATLTRIKAANPDFIFIPGYYEEVGLIIKQAREMGIQAPLMGGDGWDSPTLVELAGKDALNNAYTIAHYASDDPDPKIKEFVKAFKAKYSGKSPNGFNALGYDSVYFLADGLKRAGDLDPVKIKDALAQTKDLSLVSGKFTVDPQHNPIKAATILKFENGTQKFAAKVNP; the protein is encoded by the coding sequence ATGAAGAAGAGAAAAGTGGCAGGCATTTTCTTATCTCTCATGCTATCTGCAGGAATGGTGGTAGGTTGTGGCGGAGCAAAAGATACAGGCTCCGCGGGTTCAGGTGGTCAAGGCGCGTCCGGCGACACGATTAAAATCGGAGCGAACCTGGAGCTTTCCGGTGGTACTGCTTCCTATGGTCAATCTGCCGGTCAGGGGATTGATCTAGCCGTCGAAGAAATCAATAAAAACGGCGGAATTAACGGGAAGAAGCTTGAGGTAATAAAGGTCGATAATAAGTCGGAACCTGCTGAATCAACCAATGCAGCGATTAAGCTGACAAGCCAGGAGAAGGTGACGGCGATTATTGGTCCGGCTACAAGTGGAGCTGTGCTAGCGGAAGCGCAAATCGCTATGGATAACAAAACGGTAGTTATCACACCAGCTGGGACGAACACGCAAATTACGGTAGGCGAAGACGGCAAAGTAAAGGATTACATGTTCCGTACGTGCTTCATCGATCCATTTCAGGGAACGGTAGCGGCTAACTTCGCCTCCAAAGAGCTTAAAGTGAGCAATGCAGCTATTTTTGCGGACAATGCGAGCGACTATGCGAAAGGGCTGGCAGAATCCTTTGAGAAAACATTTACTGCAAACGGTGGCAAGGTTGTAGCAAAAGAAGCGTATGTAGCGAAAGATACGGATTTCCGCGCAACCCTTACACGTATCAAAGCAGCGAACCCTGACTTCATCTTTATCCCTGGATATTATGAAGAAGTTGGCCTTATCATCAAGCAGGCGCGCGAAATGGGAATTCAAGCACCACTGATGGGTGGAGATGGCTGGGATTCTCCGACGCTGGTTGAACTTGCAGGAAAAGATGCATTGAACAATGCGTATACGATTGCTCACTACGCATCTGATGATCCAGATCCAAAAATTAAAGAGTTCGTTAAAGCATTCAAAGCGAAATACAGCGGCAAATCGCCTAACGGATTTAACGCATTAGGATATGACTCTGTATATTTCCTGGCAGACGGCTTGAAGCGTGCCGGAGACCTGGACCCTGTGAAGATTAAAGACGCGCTGGCACAAACGAAAGATCTGTCACTTGTATCTGGAAAATTCACAGTTGACCCTCAGCATAATCCGATTAAAGCTGCAACTATTCTGAAATTTGAAAACGGTACACAAAAATTTGCGGCGAAAGTAAATCCGTAA
- a CDS encoding branched-chain amino acid ABC transporter permease, producing MEIVQQIINGISLGSIYALIALGYTMVYGIIKLINFAHGDVFMVGAFVGFYSITVMGLSFFPALLLAMTICAVFGVLIERIAYKPLRNATRIAALITAIGVSLFIEYGTIYVRGAQPEAYPADVLPSKSFEILGVTINSQSILILGVSVALMIILQFIVHKTKTGKAMRAVSYDAEAARLMGINVDNTISATFAIGSALAGAAGVIFGIYYVKIEPLMGIIPGLKAFVAAVLGGIGIIPGAMVGGLVLGVVESLVSAVGYSLWRDGVAFVVLILILIFKPSGLFGKNIREKV from the coding sequence ATGGAAATAGTACAGCAGATTATAAACGGTATTTCGCTTGGTAGTATATATGCGCTCATTGCTCTTGGTTACACGATGGTTTACGGGATTATTAAGCTCATTAACTTTGCCCATGGCGACGTTTTTATGGTAGGAGCCTTTGTAGGTTTTTATTCGATAACGGTTATGGGATTGAGCTTCTTCCCGGCTCTGCTGCTGGCTATGACAATTTGCGCTGTTTTCGGTGTTTTGATTGAGCGTATTGCTTATAAGCCACTACGAAATGCGACAAGGATTGCCGCATTGATTACGGCCATTGGTGTTTCTTTATTTATCGAATATGGAACGATTTATGTGAGAGGGGCGCAACCGGAAGCGTATCCCGCCGATGTGCTACCGAGCAAGAGCTTTGAGATTCTCGGCGTGACTATCAACAGTCAGTCCATTCTTATTCTTGGCGTTTCAGTTGCACTGATGATTATCCTGCAATTTATCGTTCATAAAACAAAAACAGGAAAAGCGATGAGAGCGGTTTCATACGATGCAGAAGCGGCCCGCTTGATGGGGATTAACGTAGATAATACTATTTCTGCGACATTTGCCATCGGCTCGGCGCTTGCAGGTGCCGCAGGTGTTATTTTTGGAATCTATTACGTTAAAATCGAACCGCTGATGGGGATTATCCCTGGGCTGAAAGCATTCGTTGCGGCAGTGCTGGGCGGTATCGGTATTATTCCAGGGGCAATGGTTGGCGGGCTTGTTCTCGGTGTCGTAGAGTCTCTAGTAAGTGCTGTTGGTTATTCGCTGTGGAGGGATGGAGTCGCTTTTGTTGTCCTAATTTTAATTCTGATTTTCAAGCCTTCCGGACTCTTTGGCAAGAACATCAGGGAGAAAGTGTAG
- a CDS encoding EYxxD motif small membrane protein has product MDRLMWEVVSDNLYVILTVVASIIIVIYMWVKYNSRPGGRYKS; this is encoded by the coding sequence ATGGATCGACTCATGTGGGAAGTAGTCAGCGACAATCTGTACGTTATCTTAACCGTAGTCGCTTCCATTATTATCGTAATTTATATGTGGGTTAAATATAACAGCAGACCGGGTGGCCGTTATAAATCATAG